A section of the Oncorhynchus tshawytscha isolate Ot180627B linkage group LG09, Otsh_v2.0, whole genome shotgun sequence genome encodes:
- the LOC112257629 gene encoding kinase suppressor of Ras 1 isoform X6 has product MAVPVKLSLDALLQMPGSHVRETMRRLGSSLEECSRLSAALSCLKSATESDGELREDGGPWFSEPTRRESGSLLLPPDQLLGGMGGPMRPHSPSHLARPPTIPSTPSTPCTACAHPRSFYVSTMPGPEAHGAYVYADTPFTDPFPLSAARQGRLHGHTSTPPLTPPSKRRHRLKPPCTPPPPSRKVLHLLPNITLTRSKSHESQLGNRIEEPPTNKCAKKNKLFLNVQINGNGCEDSPSRSPHRSARTPGVSTPAPAPAPYTLPGTPTLMEEHSSHLKNNMGLHRGSPQAVRRDIGLAVTHRFSTKSWLSQTCQVCQKNMMFGVKCKHCRLKCHNKCTKEAPSCRISFLPITKIRRTESVPSDINNPVDRPLETPQFGTLPKAITKKDHPPALNQLDSSSNPSSTTSSTPSSPAPFQNPPSATPPPNSSPKVHRDNRFHFPAACYFQHRQQFIFPDVSSSSTLHSEALHDTVETEPADDIHFELAEDEDGEEEEEEVVEPEIDPDPVVEEEDEEEEEDDDEEDEDGGGSEMNGGSDGECDGDELDDLPNSRGGRWKGPISRKASQTSVYLQEWDIPFEQLDLGELIGKGRWGKVHKGRWHGEVAIRLLEIDGNNQDHLKLFKKEVMNYRQTRHENVVLFMGACMAPPHLAIITSFCKGRTLYSVVRDTKNTLDINKTRQIAQEIVKGMGYLHAKGIVHKDLKSKNVFHDTNKVIITDFGLFGISGVVQEGRRDNELKLPHGWICYLAPEIVRRMSPGNNEDRLPFSNAADVYAFGTIWYELQARDWPITNQPVEATIWQVGSGEGIKKVLAEISLGKEVTEILSACWAYDLRERPTFTQLADMLEKLPKLNRRLSHPGHFWKSADLPCSLSSLCCCDVVLPAGGSQTTRPRNTPWAKTMVLTPITNVPLHSLPPLFSLWS; this is encoded by the exons ATG GCGGTGCCGGTGAAGCTGTCCTTGGATGCCTTGCTGCAGATGCCAGGTTCTCACGTGCGGGAGACCATGAGGAGACTGGGATCCAGTTTAGAGGAGTGTTCCAGGCTCAGCGCTGCCCTCTCCTGCCTGAAGAGCGCCACTGAATCAG ATGGAGAGCTAAGAGAGGATGGGGGGCCCTGGTTCTCTGAGCCCACCCGGCGAGAAAGTGGCTCTCTGCTGCTGCCTCCCGACCAGCTGTTGGGAGGGATGGGGGGTCCAATGCGCCCCCACAGCCCCTCTCATCTAGCTCGGCCCCCCACCATCCCATCCACTCCCTCCACCCCCTGCACCGCCTGTGCCCATCCCCGGTCCTTCTACGTGTCTACAATGCCTGGTCCCGAGGCCCACGGGGCATACGTTTACGCTGACACCCCCTTCACagaccccttccccctctctgccgCCCGACAGGGGCGACTCCACGGGCACACCTCCACCCCGCCCCTCACCCCGCCCTCCAAGAGACGCCACAGGCTGAAGCCCCCCTGCACCCCGCCGCCACCCTCGCGCAAGGTGCTGCACCTTCTGCCCAACATCACCCTGACCCGCAGCAAGAGCCACGAGTCCCAGCTGGGGAACCGCATCGAGGAGCCGCCAACCAACAA GTGTGCAAAGAAGAATAAGTTGTTCCTCAACGTTCAGATCAATGGGAATGGCTGTGAGGACTCACCCTCCCGTTCCCCCCACCGGTCTGCCCGCACCCCTGGGGTTTCCACCCCCGCCCCTGCCCCCGCCCCCTACACCCTACCTGGTACCCCCACCCTGATGGAGGAGCATTCATCCCACCTCAAGA ataacATGGGGTTGCACCGTGGCTCCCCACAGGCGGTGAGGAGAGACATAGGCCTGGCCGTCACTCACAG ATTTTCCACCAAGTCGTGGCTGTCCCAGACATGTCAGGTCTGTCAGAAGAACATGATGTTTGGGGTGAAGTGTAAACACTGCAG GTTAAAGTGCCATAACAAGTGTACTAAAGAAGCTCCCTCCTGCAGAATCTCTTTCCTGCCAA TCACCAAAATACGGAGGACTGAGTCTGTGCCGTCTGACATCAACAACCCTGTGGACCGGCCATTAGAGACACCACAGTTTGGCACACTGCCAAAGGCCATCACCAAAAAG GATCACCCCCCTGCGCTGAACCAGTTGGACTCCAGTAGTAACccatcctccaccacctcctccacaccctcctcccctgCCCCTTTCCAGAACCCTCCCAGTGCCACCCCGCCCCCCAACTCCTCGCCCAAGGTCCACCGGGACAACCGCTTCCACTTCCCAG CTGCCTGCTACTTTCAGCATAGACAGCAGTTTATCTTCCCTG ATGTGTCCAGTTCTTCTACGTTGCACTCTGAAGCCCTCCATGACACAGT TGAGACTGAACCAGCAGATGACATACACTTTGAACTGGCCGAGGATGAGGACGGAGAG gaggaagaggaggaggtggttgaACCTGAGATCGACCCAGACCCAGtagtggaggaggaagatgaggaggaggaggaagatgatgatgaGGAAGATGAAGATGGGGGTGGGAGTGAGATGAATGGGGGTTCGGATGGTGAGTGTGATGGTGATGAGTTGGATGACCTGCCCAACTCAAGGGGAGGTCGCTGGAAAGGCCCCATCTCCCGTAAGGCCAGCCAGACCAGTGTCTACTTGCAGGAGTGGGACATCCCCTTCGAACAGCTGGACCTGGGAGAGCTCATTGGGAAG GGCCGTTGGGGCAAGGTGCATAAGGGCCGTTGGCATGGGGAGGTGGCCATCAGGCTGCTGGAGATAGATGGGAACAACCAGGACCACCTGAAGCTGTTTAAGAAGGAGGTGATGAACTACAGACAGACCCGTCATGAGAACGTGGTCCTCTTCATGGGGGCCTGCATGGCCCCGCCCCACCTCGCCATCATCACCAG TTTCTGTAAAGGGAGGACATTATACTCTGTCGTTCGAGACACCAAAAACACACTGGATATAAACAAGACGAGGCAAATTGCTCAAGAAATTGTAAAG GGAATGGGCTATCTGCATGCCAAAGGCATTGTCCACAAGGACTTGAAGTCGAAGAACGTCTTTCATGACACCAATAAAGTGATTATTACAGACTTTGGTCTGTTTGGAATCTCTGGAGTGGTTCAGGAGGGGAG GCGAGACAATGAGCTGAAGCTTCCACATGGCTGGATCTGTTACCTGGCGCCAGAGATCGTACGCAGGATGAGCCCTGGAAACAATGAGGACCGCCTGCCATTCTCCAACGCTGCAGACGTCTACGCCTTTGG CACCATTTGGTACGAGCTCCAAGCCAGGGACTGGCCTATCACCAACCAGCCTGTGGAGGCTACCATCTGGCAGGTGGGGAGTGGTGAGGGCATCAAGAAGGTCCTGGCAGAGATCAGCCTGGGAAAGGAGGTCACG gaGATCCTGTCTGCCTGCTGGGCCTATGACCTGAGGGAGCGGCCCACCTTCACCCAGCTGGCTGACATGCTGGAGAAGTTGCCCAAACTCAACCGGAGACTGTCCCACCCTGGACACTTCTGGAAGTCTGCAGA cctgccctgctctctctcctctctgtgctgCTGTGATGTGGTTCTTCCTGCTGGGGGCTCCCAGACGACGCGGCCCAGAAACACTCCGTGGGCCAAAACAATGGTTTTAACTCCTATCACAAATGTACCTCTGCATTCACTCCCTCCTCTTTTCTCATTGTGGTCTTGA
- the LOC112257629 gene encoding kinase suppressor of Ras 1 isoform X7: MPGSHVRETMRRLGSSLEECSRLSAALSCLKSATESDGELREDGGPWFSEPTRRESGSLLLPPDQLLGGMGGPMRPHSPSHLARPPTIPSTPSTPCTACAHPRSFYVSTMPGPEAHGAYVYADTPFTDPFPLSAARQGRLHGHTSTPPLTPPSKRRHRLKPPCTPPPPSRKVLHLLPNITLTRSKSHESQLGNRIEEPPTNKCAKKNKLFLNVQINGNGCEDSPSRSPHRSARTPGVSTPAPAPAPYTLPGTPTLMEEHSSHLKNNMGLHRGSPQAVRRDIGLAVTHRFSTKSWLSQTCQVCQKNMMFGVKCKHCRLKCHNKCTKEAPSCRISFLPITKIRRTESVPSDINNPVDRPLETPQFGTLPKAITKKDHPPALNQLDSSSNPSSTTSSTPSSPAPFQNPPSATPPPNSSPKVHRDNRFHFPAACYFQHRQQFIFPDVSSSSTLHSEALHDTVETEPADDIHFELAEDEDGEEEEEEVVEPEIDPDPVVEEEDEEEEEDDDEEDEDGGGSEMNGGSDGECDGDELDDLPNSRGGRWKGPISRKASQTSVYLQEWDIPFEQLDLGELIGKGRWGKVHKGRWHGEVAIRLLEIDGNNQDHLKLFKKEVMNYRQTRHENVVLFMGACMAPPHLAIITSFCKGRTLYSVVRDTKNTLDINKTRQIAQEIVKGMGYLHAKGIVHKDLKSKNVFHDTNKVIITDFGLFGISGVVQEGRRDNELKLPHGWICYLAPEIVRRMSPGNNEDRLPFSNAADVYAFGTIWYELQARDWPITNQPVEATIWQVGSGEGIKKVLAEISLGKEVTEILSACWAYDLRERPTFTQLADMLEKLPKLNRRLSHPGHFWKSADLPCSLSSLCCCDVVLPAGGSQTTRPRNTPWAKTMVLTPITNVPLHSLPPLFSLWS; encoded by the exons ATGCCAGGTTCTCACGTGCGGGAGACCATGAGGAGACTGGGATCCAGTTTAGAGGAGTGTTCCAGGCTCAGCGCTGCCCTCTCCTGCCTGAAGAGCGCCACTGAATCAG ATGGAGAGCTAAGAGAGGATGGGGGGCCCTGGTTCTCTGAGCCCACCCGGCGAGAAAGTGGCTCTCTGCTGCTGCCTCCCGACCAGCTGTTGGGAGGGATGGGGGGTCCAATGCGCCCCCACAGCCCCTCTCATCTAGCTCGGCCCCCCACCATCCCATCCACTCCCTCCACCCCCTGCACCGCCTGTGCCCATCCCCGGTCCTTCTACGTGTCTACAATGCCTGGTCCCGAGGCCCACGGGGCATACGTTTACGCTGACACCCCCTTCACagaccccttccccctctctgccgCCCGACAGGGGCGACTCCACGGGCACACCTCCACCCCGCCCCTCACCCCGCCCTCCAAGAGACGCCACAGGCTGAAGCCCCCCTGCACCCCGCCGCCACCCTCGCGCAAGGTGCTGCACCTTCTGCCCAACATCACCCTGACCCGCAGCAAGAGCCACGAGTCCCAGCTGGGGAACCGCATCGAGGAGCCGCCAACCAACAA GTGTGCAAAGAAGAATAAGTTGTTCCTCAACGTTCAGATCAATGGGAATGGCTGTGAGGACTCACCCTCCCGTTCCCCCCACCGGTCTGCCCGCACCCCTGGGGTTTCCACCCCCGCCCCTGCCCCCGCCCCCTACACCCTACCTGGTACCCCCACCCTGATGGAGGAGCATTCATCCCACCTCAAGA ataacATGGGGTTGCACCGTGGCTCCCCACAGGCGGTGAGGAGAGACATAGGCCTGGCCGTCACTCACAG ATTTTCCACCAAGTCGTGGCTGTCCCAGACATGTCAGGTCTGTCAGAAGAACATGATGTTTGGGGTGAAGTGTAAACACTGCAG GTTAAAGTGCCATAACAAGTGTACTAAAGAAGCTCCCTCCTGCAGAATCTCTTTCCTGCCAA TCACCAAAATACGGAGGACTGAGTCTGTGCCGTCTGACATCAACAACCCTGTGGACCGGCCATTAGAGACACCACAGTTTGGCACACTGCCAAAGGCCATCACCAAAAAG GATCACCCCCCTGCGCTGAACCAGTTGGACTCCAGTAGTAACccatcctccaccacctcctccacaccctcctcccctgCCCCTTTCCAGAACCCTCCCAGTGCCACCCCGCCCCCCAACTCCTCGCCCAAGGTCCACCGGGACAACCGCTTCCACTTCCCAG CTGCCTGCTACTTTCAGCATAGACAGCAGTTTATCTTCCCTG ATGTGTCCAGTTCTTCTACGTTGCACTCTGAAGCCCTCCATGACACAGT TGAGACTGAACCAGCAGATGACATACACTTTGAACTGGCCGAGGATGAGGACGGAGAG gaggaagaggaggaggtggttgaACCTGAGATCGACCCAGACCCAGtagtggaggaggaagatgaggaggaggaggaagatgatgatgaGGAAGATGAAGATGGGGGTGGGAGTGAGATGAATGGGGGTTCGGATGGTGAGTGTGATGGTGATGAGTTGGATGACCTGCCCAACTCAAGGGGAGGTCGCTGGAAAGGCCCCATCTCCCGTAAGGCCAGCCAGACCAGTGTCTACTTGCAGGAGTGGGACATCCCCTTCGAACAGCTGGACCTGGGAGAGCTCATTGGGAAG GGCCGTTGGGGCAAGGTGCATAAGGGCCGTTGGCATGGGGAGGTGGCCATCAGGCTGCTGGAGATAGATGGGAACAACCAGGACCACCTGAAGCTGTTTAAGAAGGAGGTGATGAACTACAGACAGACCCGTCATGAGAACGTGGTCCTCTTCATGGGGGCCTGCATGGCCCCGCCCCACCTCGCCATCATCACCAG TTTCTGTAAAGGGAGGACATTATACTCTGTCGTTCGAGACACCAAAAACACACTGGATATAAACAAGACGAGGCAAATTGCTCAAGAAATTGTAAAG GGAATGGGCTATCTGCATGCCAAAGGCATTGTCCACAAGGACTTGAAGTCGAAGAACGTCTTTCATGACACCAATAAAGTGATTATTACAGACTTTGGTCTGTTTGGAATCTCTGGAGTGGTTCAGGAGGGGAG GCGAGACAATGAGCTGAAGCTTCCACATGGCTGGATCTGTTACCTGGCGCCAGAGATCGTACGCAGGATGAGCCCTGGAAACAATGAGGACCGCCTGCCATTCTCCAACGCTGCAGACGTCTACGCCTTTGG CACCATTTGGTACGAGCTCCAAGCCAGGGACTGGCCTATCACCAACCAGCCTGTGGAGGCTACCATCTGGCAGGTGGGGAGTGGTGAGGGCATCAAGAAGGTCCTGGCAGAGATCAGCCTGGGAAAGGAGGTCACG gaGATCCTGTCTGCCTGCTGGGCCTATGACCTGAGGGAGCGGCCCACCTTCACCCAGCTGGCTGACATGCTGGAGAAGTTGCCCAAACTCAACCGGAGACTGTCCCACCCTGGACACTTCTGGAAGTCTGCAGA cctgccctgctctctctcctctctgtgctgCTGTGATGTGGTTCTTCCTGCTGGGGGCTCCCAGACGACGCGGCCCAGAAACACTCCGTGGGCCAAAACAATGGTTTTAACTCCTATCACAAATGTACCTCTGCATTCACTCCCTCCTCTTTTCTCATTGTGGTCTTGA
- the LOC112257632 gene encoding galectin-9 isoform X1, with protein MSFQQPFFNPRVPFTGCIQGALHEGKTITVTGRVLPGAQRFHVNLQCGSRGNPDIALHFNPRYDSFLDVVICNTMQHSKWGSEEREYFATMTRGANFTLMFLVNKDSYSIIVNGAPFMEYLHRLSFSRVDTISVDGGVEVQSIAFSNPAVTSPPPQPGYPGHPHSGQRNRNRSRQSKTGPKTPPQWCNATQAFSAAGFLQAPPPYTAQPPYTPKPSFVVPYKNIMAGGLYPGRNITIQGVVNHNADKFCINLRFNSGVAFHFNPRFNENVVVRNSLLKEQWGPEERTGGMPFYRGQPFTVIIMCDTQCYRVMVNGALMFSYNHRHFLFQQIDILEVEGDVSLSAVLV; from the exons ATGTCTTTTCAGCAACCCTTCTTCAATCCG AGAGTGCCGTTCACTGGCTGTATCCAGGGAGCTCTGCATGAGGGGAAGACCATCACTGTGACAGGGAGAGTCCTGCCAGGAGCCCAGAG GTTTCATGTGAATTTGCAATGTGGCTCAAGAGGAAATCCTGACATAGCCCTCCACTTCAACCCCCGATATGACAGCTTCCTAGACGTTGTGATCTGCAACACCATGCAGCACTCCAAGTGGGGTTCAGAGGAGCGTGAATACTTTGCAACCATGACCCGGGGGGCCAACTTTACCCTCATGTTCCTGGTCAACAAAGATTCATATTCG ATTATTGTGAATGGTGCCCCCTTCATGGAGTACCTGCACCGGCTCTCGTTCTCCAGAGTGGACACCATCTCTGTGGATGGGGGAGTGGAAGTCCAGTCTATTGCCTTCTCCAACCCTGCAGTCACC TCACCTCCTCCCCAACCAGGATATCCTGGCCATCCACACAGT GGTCAACGAAACCGAAATAGATCTCGTCAAAGCAAAACTGGCCCCAAAACTCCTCCTCAATGGTGTAATGCCACACAG GCTTTCTCAGCTGCAGGATTTCTTCAG gcACCCCCTCCATACACTGCCCAGCCTCCATACACCCCCAAGCCGTCCTTT GTTGTGCCGTATAAAAACATAATGGCAGGTGGACTTTACCCAGGCAGAAACATCACCATCCAGGGTGTGGTCAACCACAACGCTGATAA GTTCTGTATCAACCTGCGTTTCAACTCGGGAGTGGCGTTCCACTTCAACCCCAGGTTCAATGAGAACGTTGTAGTTCGTAACAGTCTCCTGAAGGAACAGTGGGGTCCAGAGGAAAGGACAGGTGGCATGCCCTTCTACAGAGGCCAACCTTTTACG GTGATCATCATGTGTGATACCCAATGCTACAGGGTGATGGTGAATGGAGCCCTGATGTTCAGCTACAACCACCGCCACTTCCTTTTCCAGCAGATTGATATtctggaggtggagggggacGTGAGCCTGTCCGCTGTGCTGGTCTGA
- the LOC112257632 gene encoding galectin-9 isoform X2 — protein sequence MSFQQPFFNPRVPFTGCIQGALHEGKTITVTGRVLPGAQRFHVNLQCGSRGNPDIALHFNPRYDSFLDVVICNTMQHSKWGSEEREYFATMTRGANFTLMFLVNKDSYSIIVNGAPFMEYLHRLSFSRVDTISVDGGVEVQSIAFSNPAVTSPPPQPGYPGHPHSAFSAAGFLQAPPPYTAQPPYTPKPSFVVPYKNIMAGGLYPGRNITIQGVVNHNADKFCINLRFNSGVAFHFNPRFNENVVVRNSLLKEQWGPEERTGGMPFYRGQPFTVIIMCDTQCYRVMVNGALMFSYNHRHFLFQQIDILEVEGDVSLSAVLV from the exons ATGTCTTTTCAGCAACCCTTCTTCAATCCG AGAGTGCCGTTCACTGGCTGTATCCAGGGAGCTCTGCATGAGGGGAAGACCATCACTGTGACAGGGAGAGTCCTGCCAGGAGCCCAGAG GTTTCATGTGAATTTGCAATGTGGCTCAAGAGGAAATCCTGACATAGCCCTCCACTTCAACCCCCGATATGACAGCTTCCTAGACGTTGTGATCTGCAACACCATGCAGCACTCCAAGTGGGGTTCAGAGGAGCGTGAATACTTTGCAACCATGACCCGGGGGGCCAACTTTACCCTCATGTTCCTGGTCAACAAAGATTCATATTCG ATTATTGTGAATGGTGCCCCCTTCATGGAGTACCTGCACCGGCTCTCGTTCTCCAGAGTGGACACCATCTCTGTGGATGGGGGAGTGGAAGTCCAGTCTATTGCCTTCTCCAACCCTGCAGTCACC TCACCTCCTCCCCAACCAGGATATCCTGGCCATCCACACAGT GCTTTCTCAGCTGCAGGATTTCTTCAG gcACCCCCTCCATACACTGCCCAGCCTCCATACACCCCCAAGCCGTCCTTT GTTGTGCCGTATAAAAACATAATGGCAGGTGGACTTTACCCAGGCAGAAACATCACCATCCAGGGTGTGGTCAACCACAACGCTGATAA GTTCTGTATCAACCTGCGTTTCAACTCGGGAGTGGCGTTCCACTTCAACCCCAGGTTCAATGAGAACGTTGTAGTTCGTAACAGTCTCCTGAAGGAACAGTGGGGTCCAGAGGAAAGGACAGGTGGCATGCCCTTCTACAGAGGCCAACCTTTTACG GTGATCATCATGTGTGATACCCAATGCTACAGGGTGATGGTGAATGGAGCCCTGATGTTCAGCTACAACCACCGCCACTTCCTTTTCCAGCAGATTGATATtctggaggtggagggggacGTGAGCCTGTCCGCTGTGCTGGTCTGA